A stretch of Manis javanica isolate MJ-LG chromosome 1, MJ_LKY, whole genome shotgun sequence DNA encodes these proteins:
- the AGBL5 gene encoding cytosolic carboxypeptidase-like protein 5 isoform X2, whose product MISSPVFFYFTGEFFPTYFLVTLSFAPSSVQAVNRRLRRRGWNPPGGSAGPAPKRHWLSSQGQSSAGGCFPSPTMELRCGGLLFSSRFDSGNLAHVEKVEPVSNEGEGVLSGASAPISSIASSPDYEFNVWTRPDCAETEFENGNRSWFYFSVRGGIPGKLIKINIMNMNKQSKLYSQGMAPFVRTLPNRPRWERIRDRPTFEMTETQFVLSFVHRFVEGRGATTFFAFCYPFSYNDCQDLLNQLDQRFLENHPSHSSPLDTIYYHREILCYSLDGHRVDLLTISSCHGLQGDREPRLEQLFPDTGTPRPFHFTGKRIFFLSSRVHPGETPSSFVFNGFLDFILRPDDPRAQTLRRLFVFKLIPMLNPDGVVRGHYRTDSRGVNLNRQYLKPDAVLHPAIFGAKAVLLYHHVHSRLNSQCPSEHQHSSHLPPDTPLSDLEKANNLQNEAHLGHSSDGNDPETWTETELAEQKPNSVWIMPQQSTEVEQPTLDTIPPKESGVAYYVDLHGHASKRGCFMYGNSFSDESTQVENMLYPKLISLNSAHFDFQGCNFSEKNMYARDRRDGQSKEGSGRVAIYKASGIIHSYTLECNYNTGRSVNSIPAACHDNGRASPPPPPAFPSRYTVELFEQVGRAMAIAALDMAECNPWPRIVLSEHSSLTNLRAWMLKHVRSSRGLSSTVNAGVSKKRGSRTPPKSNNGLPVSCSENALSRARSFSTGTSAGGSSSSQQNSPQMKSSPSFPFHGSRPEGLPGLSSSTQKVSHQVLGPVRDTRGCHGQSPWRHPAGRKGPNGRKGDIRLGSRSHPHTEPRSQDRRRRQQPLTHHPASSRLVPAPTPASSHPASSCNMGSCLLPSALSLSGSSCSLLSSGDKPESVIVIGKGLLGTGPQIPCIRTRLQTCPRRTPARRGPGFPRLPQARPPRPRSAPAVSISCSLSDSHTRICYSGGPLGQPEPLIPCDNHNSLELQPHCSEAS is encoded by the exons ATGATCAGTTCTCCAGTGTTCTTTTATTTTACAGGTGAATTTTTCCCAACTTATTTCTTGGTCACCTTGTCTTTTGCTCCTTCCAGTGTGCAGGCCGTTAACCGCCGTCTGAGAAGACGCGGGTGGAACCCTCCCGGCGGGTCTGCCGGCCCAGCCCCGAAACGCCACTGGCTCAG CTCTCAGGGCCAGAGTTCGGCAGGAGGATGCTTTCCCAGCCCCACCATGGAGCTGCGCTGTGGGGGACTGCTGTTCAGTTCTCGCTTTGATTCCGGGAATCTAGCTCATGTGGAGAAGGTGGAACCTGTGTCTAATGAGGGGGAAGGAGTACTAAGTGGGGCATCAGCCCCCATCAGCAGCATTGCGTCTTCCCCCGACTACGAGTTCAATGTGTGGACCCGACCAGACTGTGCTGAAACAGAATTTGAGAATGGGAACAG GTCATGGTTCTACTTCAGTGTCCGGGGAGGAATTCCAGGGAAACTCATTAAGATCAACATTATGAACATGAACAAGCAAAGCAAGCTGTATTCCCAAGGCATGGCCCCCTTTGTGCGTACACTGCCCAACAGGCCACGCTGGGAACGCATTCGAGACCGGCCCACCTTTGAA ATGACAGAGACGCAGTTTGTGTTATCCTTTGTTCACCGTTTCGTGGAGGGCCGTGGGGCCACCACCTTCTTCGCCTTCTGCTACCCCTTCTCCTACAATGACTGCCAAGATTTGCTAAACCAGCTAGACCAGCGCTTTCTGGAGAACCATCCTTCCCATAGCAG CCCCCTGGATACCATCTATTACCACCGGGAGATACTATGCTATTCTCTGGATGGACATCGTGTTGATCTCCTAACAATCAGTTCTTGCCATGGGCTTCAAGGAGATCGAGAGCCTCGTCTAGAGCAGCTGTTTCCTGACACTGGCACCCCTCGACCATTCCATTTCACAGGCAAGAGG ATATTCTTCTTAAGTAGTAGGGTACACCCTGGGGAGACTCCATCTAGCTTTGTCTTCAATGGCTTTCTGGACTTCATCCTTCGACCTGATGATCCTCGGGCCCAGACCCTTCGTCGCTTGTTTGTCTTTAAGCTGATTCCCATGTTGAACCCTGATGGTGTGGTCCGGGGCCACTACCG CACAGATTCACGTGGAGTGAATCTGAACCGTCAGTACCTGAAACCTGATGCAGTCCTGCACCCAGCCATCTTTGGGGCTAAAGCTGTGCTTCTCTACCACCACGTGCACTCCCGTCTGAACTCCCAGTGTCCCTCTGAGCACCAGCATAGTTCCCATCTCCCTCCTGACACTCCCCTTTCTGACCTTGAGAAAGCTAACAATCTCCAAAATGAAGCTCACCTTGGCCACTCATCTGATGGGAATGACCCTGAGACATGGACAGAGACTGAGCTAGCAGAACAGAAGCCCAACAGTGTGTGGATTATGCCGCAGCAGTCTACTGAGGTCGAGCAGCCAACCCTGGACACCATCCCTCCCAAAGAGAGTGGTGTAGCTTACTATGTGGACCTGCATGGACATGCTTCCAAAAGGGGCTGCTTCATGTATGGAAACAGCTTTAGTGATGAAAGCACCCAG GTGGAAAATATGCTGTATCCAAAGCTCATCTCCTTGAACTCAGCCCACTTCGACTTCCAGGGCTGCAATTTCTCAGAGAAAAACATGTATGCCCGAGACCGCAGAGATGGCCAGTCTAAGGAGGGAAGCGGCCGGGTTGCAATCTACAAAGCCTCAGGGATAATCCACAG CTACACACTTGAATGCAACTACAACACTGGGCGCTCAGTAAACAGCATCCCTGCTGCCTGCCATGACAACGGCCGTGCCAGCCCGCCTCCCCCACCAGCTTTCCCCTCCAGATATACTGTGGAACTGTTTGAACAG GTGGGACGAGCTATGGCCATTGCAGCTCTGGACATGGCAGAATGCAACCCGTGGCCCCGAATTGTGCTGTCAGAACACAGCAGCCTCACAAACCTCCGAGCCTGGATGCTAAAACATGTGCGCAGCAGCCGAGGCCTGAGCAGCACTGTGAATGCGGGTGTCAGCAAGAAGAGAGGCTCTCGAACTCCACCCAAAAGTAACAA TGGATTGCCTGTTTCCTGCTCTGAAAATGCCTTGAGCCGAGCACGAAGTTTCAGCACTGGCACAAGTGCTGGTGGTAGTAGCAGCAGCCAGCAGAATTCTCCCCAGATGAAGAGCTCCCCCAGCTTCCCTTTCCATGGCAGTCGGCCTGAGGGGCTGCCAGGCCTGAGCTCTAGCACCCAAAAGGTCAGCCACCAGGTGCTGGGCCCTGTCAGAG ACACACGTGGCTGTCATGGGCAATCTCCATGGAGACATCCTGCAGGCAGAAAAGGGCCAAACGGTAGAAAAGGTGACATCAGACTTGGATCTAGGAGTCATCCACATACAG AGCCCCGGAGCCAGGACAGGAGACGGCGGCAGCAGCCACTGACCCATCACCCTGCTTCAAGCCGCCTGGTCCCAGCCCCCACTCCTGCTAGTTCTCACCCAGCCTCCTCATGCAACATGGGCTCCTGCCTACTGCCCAGTGCACTCAGTTTATCAG GGAGTAGCTGCTCACTCCTGTCCTCAGGGGACAAACCAGAGTCTGTCATAGTGATTGGGAAAGGTCTGCTAGGGACTGGACCTCAGATCCCCTGTATCAGGACCCGATTGCAG ACCTGCCCGAGGAGAACTCCTGCCAGGAGGGGTCCCGGATTCCCCAG GCTGCCTCAGGCCAGGCCCCCACGACCCCGATCTGCCCCTGCCGTTTCTATTTCCTGTAGTCTGTCTGACTCCCACACCCGGATTTGTTACAGTGGGGGGCCCTTGGGCCAACCTGAG CCGCTGATTCCTTGTGACAACCATAACTCCTTGGAACTCCAGCCACACTGTTCTGAGGCATCATAG
- the AGBL5 gene encoding cytosolic carboxypeptidase-like protein 5 isoform X5, translating to MISSPVFFYFTGEFFPTYFLVTLSFAPSSVQAVNRRLRRRGWNPPGGSAGPAPKRHWLSSQGQSSAGGCFPSPTMELRCGGLLFSSRFDSGNLAHVEKVEPVSNEGEGVLSGASAPISSIASSPDYEFNVWTRPDCAETEFENGNRSWFYFSVRGGIPGKLIKINIMNMNKQSKLYSQGMAPFVRTLPNRPRWERIRDRPTFEMTETQFVLSFVHRFVEGRGATTFFAFCYPFSYNDCQDLLNQLDQRFLENHPSHSSPLDTIYYHREILCYSLDGHRVDLLTISSCHGLQGDREPRLEQLFPDTGTPRPFHFTGKRIFFLSSRVHPGETPSSFVFNGFLDFILRPDDPRAQTLRRLFVFKLIPMLNPDGVVRGHYRTDSRGVNLNRQYLKPDAVLHPAIFGAKAVLLYHHVHSRLNSQCPSEHQHSSHLPPDTPLSDLEKANNLQNEAHLGHSSDGNDPETWTETELAEQKPNSVWIMPQQSTEVEQPTLDTIPPKESGVAYYVDLHGHASKRGCFMYGNSFSDESTQVENMLYPKLISLNSAHFDFQGCNFSEKNMYARDRRDGQSKEGSGRVAIYKASGIIHSYTLECNYNTGRSVNSIPAACHDNGRASPPPPPAFPSRYTVELFEQVGRAMAIAALDMAECNPWPRIVLSEHSSLTNLRAWMLKHVRSSRGLSSTVNAGVSKKRGSRTPPKSNNGLPVSCSENALSRARSFSTGTSAGGSSSSQQNSPQMKSSPSFPFHGSRPEGLPGLSSSTQKVSHQVLGPVRDTRGCHGQSPWRHPAGRKGPNGRKGDIRLGSRSHPHTGSSCSLLSSGDKPESVIVIGKGLLGTGPQIPCIRTRLQARPRLGLGSPPTCRGMRGSSGPTSLTPQTRESSKPEPGPCSAPGLPQARPPRPRSAPAVSISCSLSDSHTRICYSGGPLGQPEPLIPCDNHNSLELQPHCSEAS from the exons ATGATCAGTTCTCCAGTGTTCTTTTATTTTACAGGTGAATTTTTCCCAACTTATTTCTTGGTCACCTTGTCTTTTGCTCCTTCCAGTGTGCAGGCCGTTAACCGCCGTCTGAGAAGACGCGGGTGGAACCCTCCCGGCGGGTCTGCCGGCCCAGCCCCGAAACGCCACTGGCTCAG CTCTCAGGGCCAGAGTTCGGCAGGAGGATGCTTTCCCAGCCCCACCATGGAGCTGCGCTGTGGGGGACTGCTGTTCAGTTCTCGCTTTGATTCCGGGAATCTAGCTCATGTGGAGAAGGTGGAACCTGTGTCTAATGAGGGGGAAGGAGTACTAAGTGGGGCATCAGCCCCCATCAGCAGCATTGCGTCTTCCCCCGACTACGAGTTCAATGTGTGGACCCGACCAGACTGTGCTGAAACAGAATTTGAGAATGGGAACAG GTCATGGTTCTACTTCAGTGTCCGGGGAGGAATTCCAGGGAAACTCATTAAGATCAACATTATGAACATGAACAAGCAAAGCAAGCTGTATTCCCAAGGCATGGCCCCCTTTGTGCGTACACTGCCCAACAGGCCACGCTGGGAACGCATTCGAGACCGGCCCACCTTTGAA ATGACAGAGACGCAGTTTGTGTTATCCTTTGTTCACCGTTTCGTGGAGGGCCGTGGGGCCACCACCTTCTTCGCCTTCTGCTACCCCTTCTCCTACAATGACTGCCAAGATTTGCTAAACCAGCTAGACCAGCGCTTTCTGGAGAACCATCCTTCCCATAGCAG CCCCCTGGATACCATCTATTACCACCGGGAGATACTATGCTATTCTCTGGATGGACATCGTGTTGATCTCCTAACAATCAGTTCTTGCCATGGGCTTCAAGGAGATCGAGAGCCTCGTCTAGAGCAGCTGTTTCCTGACACTGGCACCCCTCGACCATTCCATTTCACAGGCAAGAGG ATATTCTTCTTAAGTAGTAGGGTACACCCTGGGGAGACTCCATCTAGCTTTGTCTTCAATGGCTTTCTGGACTTCATCCTTCGACCTGATGATCCTCGGGCCCAGACCCTTCGTCGCTTGTTTGTCTTTAAGCTGATTCCCATGTTGAACCCTGATGGTGTGGTCCGGGGCCACTACCG CACAGATTCACGTGGAGTGAATCTGAACCGTCAGTACCTGAAACCTGATGCAGTCCTGCACCCAGCCATCTTTGGGGCTAAAGCTGTGCTTCTCTACCACCACGTGCACTCCCGTCTGAACTCCCAGTGTCCCTCTGAGCACCAGCATAGTTCCCATCTCCCTCCTGACACTCCCCTTTCTGACCTTGAGAAAGCTAACAATCTCCAAAATGAAGCTCACCTTGGCCACTCATCTGATGGGAATGACCCTGAGACATGGACAGAGACTGAGCTAGCAGAACAGAAGCCCAACAGTGTGTGGATTATGCCGCAGCAGTCTACTGAGGTCGAGCAGCCAACCCTGGACACCATCCCTCCCAAAGAGAGTGGTGTAGCTTACTATGTGGACCTGCATGGACATGCTTCCAAAAGGGGCTGCTTCATGTATGGAAACAGCTTTAGTGATGAAAGCACCCAG GTGGAAAATATGCTGTATCCAAAGCTCATCTCCTTGAACTCAGCCCACTTCGACTTCCAGGGCTGCAATTTCTCAGAGAAAAACATGTATGCCCGAGACCGCAGAGATGGCCAGTCTAAGGAGGGAAGCGGCCGGGTTGCAATCTACAAAGCCTCAGGGATAATCCACAG CTACACACTTGAATGCAACTACAACACTGGGCGCTCAGTAAACAGCATCCCTGCTGCCTGCCATGACAACGGCCGTGCCAGCCCGCCTCCCCCACCAGCTTTCCCCTCCAGATATACTGTGGAACTGTTTGAACAG GTGGGACGAGCTATGGCCATTGCAGCTCTGGACATGGCAGAATGCAACCCGTGGCCCCGAATTGTGCTGTCAGAACACAGCAGCCTCACAAACCTCCGAGCCTGGATGCTAAAACATGTGCGCAGCAGCCGAGGCCTGAGCAGCACTGTGAATGCGGGTGTCAGCAAGAAGAGAGGCTCTCGAACTCCACCCAAAAGTAACAA TGGATTGCCTGTTTCCTGCTCTGAAAATGCCTTGAGCCGAGCACGAAGTTTCAGCACTGGCACAAGTGCTGGTGGTAGTAGCAGCAGCCAGCAGAATTCTCCCCAGATGAAGAGCTCCCCCAGCTTCCCTTTCCATGGCAGTCGGCCTGAGGGGCTGCCAGGCCTGAGCTCTAGCACCCAAAAGGTCAGCCACCAGGTGCTGGGCCCTGTCAGAG ACACACGTGGCTGTCATGGGCAATCTCCATGGAGACATCCTGCAGGCAGAAAAGGGCCAAACGGTAGAAAAGGTGACATCAGACTTGGATCTAGGAGTCATCCACATACAG GGAGTAGCTGCTCACTCCTGTCCTCAGGGGACAAACCAGAGTCTGTCATAGTGATTGGGAAAGGTCTGCTAGGGACTGGACCTCAGATCCCCTGTATCAGGACCCGATTGCAG GCTAGGCCCAGGTTGGGCCTGGGCTCACCACCAACTTGCAGAGGGATGAGAGGCTCTTCGGGCCCCACATCCCTTACTCCCCAGACCAGGGAGAGCAGTAAGCCAGAGCCGGGACCCTGCTCTGCACCAGG GCTGCCTCAGGCCAGGCCCCCACGACCCCGATCTGCCCCTGCCGTTTCTATTTCCTGTAGTCTGTCTGACTCCCACACCCGGATTTGTTACAGTGGGGGGCCCTTGGGCCAACCTGAG CCGCTGATTCCTTGTGACAACCATAACTCCTTGGAACTCCAGCCACACTGTTCTGAGGCATCATAG
- the AGBL5 gene encoding cytosolic carboxypeptidase-like protein 5 isoform X6, whose protein sequence is MELRCGGLLFSSRFDSGNLAHVEKVEPVSNEGEGVLSGASAPISSIASSPDYEFNVWTRPDCAETEFENGNRSWFYFSVRGGIPGKLIKINIMNMNKQSKLYSQGMAPFVRTLPNRPRWERIRDRPTFEMTETQFVLSFVHRFVEGRGATTFFAFCYPFSYNDCQDLLNQLDQRFLENHPSHSSPLDTIYYHREILCYSLDGHRVDLLTISSCHGLQGDREPRLEQLFPDTGTPRPFHFTGKRIFFLSSRVHPGETPSSFVFNGFLDFILRPDDPRAQTLRRLFVFKLIPMLNPDGVVRGHYRTDSRGVNLNRQYLKPDAVLHPAIFGAKAVLLYHHVHSRLNSQCPSEHQHSSHLPPDTPLSDLEKANNLQNEAHLGHSSDGNDPETWTETELAEQKPNSVWIMPQQSTEVEQPTLDTIPPKESGVAYYVDLHGHASKRGCFMYGNSFSDESTQVENMLYPKLISLNSAHFDFQGCNFSEKNMYARDRRDGQSKEGSGRVAIYKASGIIHSYTLECNYNTGRSVNSIPAACHDNGRASPPPPPAFPSRYTVELFEQVGRAMAIAALDMAECNPWPRIVLSEHSSLTNLRAWMLKHVRSSRGLSSTVNAGVSKKRGSRTPPKSNNGLPVSCSENALSRARSFSTGTSAGGSSSSQQNSPQMKSSPSFPFHGSRPEGLPGLSSSTQKVSHQVLGPVRDTRGCHGQSPWRHPAGRKGPNGRKGDIRLGSRSHPHTEPRSQDRRRRQQPLTHHPASSRLVPAPTPASSHPASSCNMGSCLLPSALSLSGSSCSLLSSGDKPESVIVIGKGLLGTGPQIPCIRTRLQARPRLGLGSPPTCRGMRGSSGPTSLTPQTRESSKPEPGPCSAPGLPQARPPRPRSAPAVSISCSLSDSHTRICYSGGPLGQPEPLIPCDNHNSLELQPHCSEAS, encoded by the exons ATGGAGCTGCGCTGTGGGGGACTGCTGTTCAGTTCTCGCTTTGATTCCGGGAATCTAGCTCATGTGGAGAAGGTGGAACCTGTGTCTAATGAGGGGGAAGGAGTACTAAGTGGGGCATCAGCCCCCATCAGCAGCATTGCGTCTTCCCCCGACTACGAGTTCAATGTGTGGACCCGACCAGACTGTGCTGAAACAGAATTTGAGAATGGGAACAG GTCATGGTTCTACTTCAGTGTCCGGGGAGGAATTCCAGGGAAACTCATTAAGATCAACATTATGAACATGAACAAGCAAAGCAAGCTGTATTCCCAAGGCATGGCCCCCTTTGTGCGTACACTGCCCAACAGGCCACGCTGGGAACGCATTCGAGACCGGCCCACCTTTGAA ATGACAGAGACGCAGTTTGTGTTATCCTTTGTTCACCGTTTCGTGGAGGGCCGTGGGGCCACCACCTTCTTCGCCTTCTGCTACCCCTTCTCCTACAATGACTGCCAAGATTTGCTAAACCAGCTAGACCAGCGCTTTCTGGAGAACCATCCTTCCCATAGCAG CCCCCTGGATACCATCTATTACCACCGGGAGATACTATGCTATTCTCTGGATGGACATCGTGTTGATCTCCTAACAATCAGTTCTTGCCATGGGCTTCAAGGAGATCGAGAGCCTCGTCTAGAGCAGCTGTTTCCTGACACTGGCACCCCTCGACCATTCCATTTCACAGGCAAGAGG ATATTCTTCTTAAGTAGTAGGGTACACCCTGGGGAGACTCCATCTAGCTTTGTCTTCAATGGCTTTCTGGACTTCATCCTTCGACCTGATGATCCTCGGGCCCAGACCCTTCGTCGCTTGTTTGTCTTTAAGCTGATTCCCATGTTGAACCCTGATGGTGTGGTCCGGGGCCACTACCG CACAGATTCACGTGGAGTGAATCTGAACCGTCAGTACCTGAAACCTGATGCAGTCCTGCACCCAGCCATCTTTGGGGCTAAAGCTGTGCTTCTCTACCACCACGTGCACTCCCGTCTGAACTCCCAGTGTCCCTCTGAGCACCAGCATAGTTCCCATCTCCCTCCTGACACTCCCCTTTCTGACCTTGAGAAAGCTAACAATCTCCAAAATGAAGCTCACCTTGGCCACTCATCTGATGGGAATGACCCTGAGACATGGACAGAGACTGAGCTAGCAGAACAGAAGCCCAACAGTGTGTGGATTATGCCGCAGCAGTCTACTGAGGTCGAGCAGCCAACCCTGGACACCATCCCTCCCAAAGAGAGTGGTGTAGCTTACTATGTGGACCTGCATGGACATGCTTCCAAAAGGGGCTGCTTCATGTATGGAAACAGCTTTAGTGATGAAAGCACCCAG GTGGAAAATATGCTGTATCCAAAGCTCATCTCCTTGAACTCAGCCCACTTCGACTTCCAGGGCTGCAATTTCTCAGAGAAAAACATGTATGCCCGAGACCGCAGAGATGGCCAGTCTAAGGAGGGAAGCGGCCGGGTTGCAATCTACAAAGCCTCAGGGATAATCCACAG CTACACACTTGAATGCAACTACAACACTGGGCGCTCAGTAAACAGCATCCCTGCTGCCTGCCATGACAACGGCCGTGCCAGCCCGCCTCCCCCACCAGCTTTCCCCTCCAGATATACTGTGGAACTGTTTGAACAG GTGGGACGAGCTATGGCCATTGCAGCTCTGGACATGGCAGAATGCAACCCGTGGCCCCGAATTGTGCTGTCAGAACACAGCAGCCTCACAAACCTCCGAGCCTGGATGCTAAAACATGTGCGCAGCAGCCGAGGCCTGAGCAGCACTGTGAATGCGGGTGTCAGCAAGAAGAGAGGCTCTCGAACTCCACCCAAAAGTAACAA TGGATTGCCTGTTTCCTGCTCTGAAAATGCCTTGAGCCGAGCACGAAGTTTCAGCACTGGCACAAGTGCTGGTGGTAGTAGCAGCAGCCAGCAGAATTCTCCCCAGATGAAGAGCTCCCCCAGCTTCCCTTTCCATGGCAGTCGGCCTGAGGGGCTGCCAGGCCTGAGCTCTAGCACCCAAAAGGTCAGCCACCAGGTGCTGGGCCCTGTCAGAG ACACACGTGGCTGTCATGGGCAATCTCCATGGAGACATCCTGCAGGCAGAAAAGGGCCAAACGGTAGAAAAGGTGACATCAGACTTGGATCTAGGAGTCATCCACATACAG AGCCCCGGAGCCAGGACAGGAGACGGCGGCAGCAGCCACTGACCCATCACCCTGCTTCAAGCCGCCTGGTCCCAGCCCCCACTCCTGCTAGTTCTCACCCAGCCTCCTCATGCAACATGGGCTCCTGCCTACTGCCCAGTGCACTCAGTTTATCAG GGAGTAGCTGCTCACTCCTGTCCTCAGGGGACAAACCAGAGTCTGTCATAGTGATTGGGAAAGGTCTGCTAGGGACTGGACCTCAGATCCCCTGTATCAGGACCCGATTGCAG GCTAGGCCCAGGTTGGGCCTGGGCTCACCACCAACTTGCAGAGGGATGAGAGGCTCTTCGGGCCCCACATCCCTTACTCCCCAGACCAGGGAGAGCAGTAAGCCAGAGCCGGGACCCTGCTCTGCACCAGG GCTGCCTCAGGCCAGGCCCCCACGACCCCGATCTGCCCCTGCCGTTTCTATTTCCTGTAGTCTGTCTGACTCCCACACCCGGATTTGTTACAGTGGGGGGCCCTTGGGCCAACCTGAG CCGCTGATTCCTTGTGACAACCATAACTCCTTGGAACTCCAGCCACACTGTTCTGAGGCATCATAG